The following proteins are encoded in a genomic region of Ictalurus punctatus breed USDA103 chromosome 15, Coco_2.0, whole genome shotgun sequence:
- the dazap2 gene encoding DAZ-associated protein 2 isoform X2, with protein sequence MQVPPPQVPPYTDAPPAYSEIYQPRYMHPPQVTGQLPPITTAYPASQMFVPMPQTVPVGAMTPNVPMGYYPMGPVYPPGSTVLVEGGFDAGARFGPGTASIPPPPPGHAPNAAQLAAMQGANVVMTQRKSNFFMGGSGGGYTIW encoded by the exons ATGCAAGTGCCACCACCCCAGGTACCCCCATACACAGATGCCCCTCCTGCCTATTCTGAG ATCTATCAGCCAAGGTATATGCACCCACCCCAGGTTACTGGGCAGCTACCTCCAATAACCACTGCATACCCTGCATCTCAGATGTTTGTGCCCATGCCCCAGACTGTGCCTGTTGGCGCAATGACCCCTAATGTTCCCATGGGTTATTACCCCATGGGACCTGTGTATCCTCCAGGCTCCACAGTCCTAGTGGAAGGGGGATTTGATGCTGGAGCTCGATTTGGCCCTGGTACTGCTTCCATACCT CCTCCTCCTCCTGGACATGCTCCAAATGCAGCACAGCTGGCAGCAATGCAGGGTGCAAATGTGGTGATGACACAACGCAAGAGCAACTTCTTCATGGGTGGTTCAGGAGGGGGTTACACTATTTGGTAA
- the dazap2 gene encoding DAZ-associated protein 2 isoform X1, which translates to MNNKGSYPQQTVYPQQSTAPIYPPAMQVPPPQVPPYTDAPPAYSEIYQPRYMHPPQVTGQLPPITTAYPASQMFVPMPQTVPVGAMTPNVPMGYYPMGPVYPPGSTVLVEGGFDAGARFGPGTASIPPPPPGHAPNAAQLAAMQGANVVMTQRKSNFFMGGSGGGYTIW; encoded by the exons GATCCTATCCACAACAGACCGTGTATCCTCAGCAGAGCACAGCACCCATATACCCTCCTGCTATGCAAGTGCCACCACCCCAGGTACCCCCATACACAGATGCCCCTCCTGCCTATTCTGAG ATCTATCAGCCAAGGTATATGCACCCACCCCAGGTTACTGGGCAGCTACCTCCAATAACCACTGCATACCCTGCATCTCAGATGTTTGTGCCCATGCCCCAGACTGTGCCTGTTGGCGCAATGACCCCTAATGTTCCCATGGGTTATTACCCCATGGGACCTGTGTATCCTCCAGGCTCCACAGTCCTAGTGGAAGGGGGATTTGATGCTGGAGCTCGATTTGGCCCTGGTACTGCTTCCATACCT CCTCCTCCTCCTGGACATGCTCCAAATGCAGCACAGCTGGCAGCAATGCAGGGTGCAAATGTGGTGATGACACAACGCAAGAGCAACTTCTTCATGGGTGGTTCAGGAGGGGGTTACACTATTTGGTAA